The Hymenobacter chitinivorans DSM 11115 genome window below encodes:
- a CDS encoding T9SS type A sorting domain-containing protein codes for MKQLLYSLLALGLAHPAAAQLSGTKTIDPAGSGPSNYPTFTAAITALNAGGVGADGVLFQVKSGAVFAEIAPAITVSGTATGRIIFLKDGSGANPKLQGVGTGATDAGLTLDGADYVTINGIDVVDAATNTTAAQQLEYGFWLKNGATNNLVQNSTVDLNRANTTKTSGVFMQDGNNNLNRFLSNTIQDCFYGYNLDAGSTNYDNGNEIGMLAGGAPSRVLTIGAGAANVPTGVVYGIYLRSQTAAKVGSTEVSGLTGTSSVYGIYSTGTGNTADIFDNRVHALTATNSSGAAQGIYVNSGLTHSIYRNYTYDIAATGATGFASGMDITAGTTNNVYNNFVYDIRALASTAGTSVRALSFRGGTNNYCYHNTVVLTGAPTAASNKSGAFYISGTPPVDLRNNIFVNLITLPSGGGGVAAAFFKSTAVLTNLAAASNNNLFYAGTPAAEKPIFYGVATTPAVDQTLAQYKLRAAPADQSAVTENVPFVNPLTDPHLQAGAATQAESSGQSLVNSPLPVPTDIDNAARTVATPDLGADEGSFQVIDITGPSIAYQPLPSTASAGNRSLSVVITDPSGVASGATTGPRLYYKKKTDANVFTEPNDATGNGWKWVAPGPAPTTSYIFTLDVSKLRSVPAPGDSIQYFVTAQDLAATPNVSASPGAGFAATSVASITSAPTKPSAYKILGLLSGIKTVGTAATADYPTLTAAVADLNSKELGGALTLVLQDASYPTETYPLTLSANTGSSATNAITIRPAALRAVTLAANATTPLFIIDASYVTLEGLSPVGNSGSLALTNAGTAASSGGIFVTGRDVTLRGLSIQGSSSATAYGVAFSGATNGTVRGCLITRTSTGIQAQSNCVNFTAAGNTIGSTTTAADKIGTSGIVITATQGFAVNNNTITGITRAVSPSVAGIVVGTTSVDGVIAANQIRDIVHTGTGISDSYGAYGIRLSASGAAANVAVVNNMISDILSSGDDGISFTPQGVYMSTGGGYKLGFNTIRLTGNIVSGTTPTTGAVTVASGVTDVSLVNNILVNQQTATPTGGRTYAVYAAGTTSPFTLIDNNAYSTQGATAKLAYLNGAERTTLAALRAATVQDASSLLANPVFTLTTAGDLHLSTDSNCNLDGKARAVAGVTLDIDNNVRNTSTPDIGADEFTATARLAPTAPNKFGFLNQTIPNLTATTAAGGTAVWYNDAALTQRLFAGPSYATGRTAVGTYTYYVVDSLNACVSPATTVRLNISGPDATVAALRDLSISCYPNPAHGTVTLQVEGPARTISAQLLDALGRPVLQQTVRHDAPATQHPLNLQGLAKGIYLLRLTTEGQTTGRRIVVE; via the coding sequence ATGAAACAACTTCTTTACTCACTGCTGGCTTTGGGACTGGCTCACCCGGCCGCCGCCCAGCTCAGCGGCACCAAAACCATTGATCCGGCGGGTTCGGGCCCGAGCAACTACCCGACTTTCACGGCCGCCATTACCGCCCTCAACGCCGGCGGCGTGGGTGCCGACGGGGTATTGTTCCAGGTGAAAAGCGGGGCCGTCTTTGCCGAAATTGCCCCGGCCATTACCGTGAGCGGCACGGCCACGGGCCGGATTATCTTCCTTAAGGACGGCTCCGGCGCCAACCCCAAGCTCCAGGGCGTGGGCACGGGCGCCACCGACGCCGGCCTTACCCTCGACGGGGCCGACTACGTGACCATCAACGGCATTGACGTGGTGGACGCGGCCACCAACACTACGGCCGCCCAGCAGCTGGAGTACGGGTTCTGGCTGAAAAACGGGGCCACCAACAACCTGGTGCAGAACAGCACCGTGGATTTGAACCGGGCCAACACGACCAAAACCTCCGGGGTGTTTATGCAGGACGGCAACAACAACCTGAACCGCTTCCTCTCGAACACGATTCAGGACTGCTTCTACGGCTACAACCTCGACGCGGGCAGCACCAACTACGACAACGGCAACGAAATCGGGATGCTGGCGGGCGGGGCGCCCAGCCGGGTGCTGACCATCGGGGCCGGGGCGGCCAACGTGCCCACGGGCGTCGTCTACGGTATTTATTTGCGCAGCCAGACGGCCGCCAAAGTGGGCAGCACCGAGGTTTCGGGGCTCACGGGCACCAGCTCGGTGTACGGTATCTACTCGACGGGCACGGGCAACACGGCCGACATCTTCGACAACCGGGTGCACGCCCTGACGGCCACCAACAGCTCGGGCGCGGCCCAGGGCATCTACGTCAACAGCGGCTTGACGCACAGCATTTACCGCAACTACACCTACGACATTGCCGCCACGGGCGCCACGGGCTTCGCCTCGGGCATGGACATTACGGCCGGCACGACCAACAACGTCTACAACAACTTCGTCTACGACATCCGGGCCCTGGCCAGCACGGCCGGTACCTCGGTGCGGGCCCTGAGCTTCCGCGGCGGCACCAACAACTACTGCTACCACAATACGGTGGTGCTCACCGGCGCGCCCACGGCGGCCAGCAACAAAAGCGGGGCCTTTTACATTTCGGGCACCCCGCCGGTTGACCTGCGCAACAACATCTTCGTCAACCTGATAACCCTGCCCAGCGGCGGGGGCGGGGTGGCCGCGGCTTTCTTCAAAAGCACCGCCGTGCTGACCAACCTGGCCGCGGCATCCAACAACAACCTGTTCTACGCCGGCACGCCGGCGGCCGAAAAGCCGATTTTCTACGGGGTGGCCACCACGCCGGCCGTCGACCAGACCCTGGCCCAGTACAAGCTGCGGGCCGCCCCGGCCGACCAGAGCGCCGTGACGGAGAACGTACCCTTCGTGAATCCGCTGACCGACCCGCACCTGCAGGCCGGGGCCGCCACCCAAGCCGAAAGCAGTGGCCAGAGCCTGGTGAATTCGCCGCTACCCGTGCCCACGGATATCGACAACGCCGCCCGCACCGTGGCCACCCCCGACCTCGGCGCCGACGAAGGCAGCTTCCAGGTGATTGATATTACGGGCCCCAGCATTGCCTACCAGCCCCTGCCCAGCACGGCCAGTGCCGGCAACCGCAGCCTGAGCGTAGTCATTACGGACCCCAGCGGCGTGGCTTCCGGCGCTACCACCGGCCCGCGCCTGTACTACAAAAAGAAAACCGACGCCAACGTCTTCACCGAGCCCAACGACGCCACCGGCAACGGCTGGAAATGGGTAGCGCCCGGCCCGGCCCCCACGACCAGCTACATTTTCACGCTCGACGTGAGCAAGCTGCGCAGCGTGCCCGCCCCCGGCGACTCCATCCAGTATTTCGTTACGGCCCAGGATTTGGCCGCTACGCCCAACGTTAGCGCTTCGCCCGGGGCCGGCTTCGCGGCTACTTCGGTGGCCAGCATTACCAGTGCCCCCACCAAGCCCAGCGCCTACAAGATTCTGGGCCTGTTGAGCGGCATCAAAACCGTGGGCACCGCCGCCACCGCCGACTACCCCACGCTCACGGCCGCCGTGGCCGACCTGAACAGCAAGGAGTTGGGCGGGGCCCTGACCCTGGTGCTGCAGGATGCCTCCTACCCCACCGAAACTTACCCGCTGACGCTCAGCGCTAATACCGGCAGCAGCGCCACCAACGCCATTACCATCCGGCCCGCCGCCCTGCGCGCCGTGACGCTGGCCGCCAACGCTACCACTCCGCTGTTCATCATCGATGCCAGCTACGTGACGCTGGAAGGTCTCTCGCCCGTTGGCAACAGCGGCAGCCTGGCCCTGACCAACGCCGGCACGGCCGCCAGCAGCGGTGGCATATTTGTAACGGGCCGCGACGTAACCTTGCGTGGCCTCAGCATTCAGGGCAGCAGCTCGGCTACGGCTTACGGCGTGGCCTTCAGCGGGGCTACTAATGGCACCGTACGGGGCTGCCTCATCACCCGCACCAGCACCGGTATTCAGGCCCAGTCCAACTGCGTCAACTTCACGGCCGCCGGCAACACCATCGGCAGCACCACTACCGCGGCCGACAAGATTGGGACCAGCGGCATTGTAATAACGGCCACCCAGGGTTTTGCCGTCAACAACAACACCATCACTGGCATCACCCGGGCCGTTAGCCCCTCGGTGGCCGGCATCGTGGTGGGCACTACTTCGGTCGACGGGGTTATTGCCGCCAACCAGATTCGCGACATCGTGCACACGGGCACCGGTATTTCCGACAGCTACGGGGCCTACGGCATCCGCCTCTCGGCTTCCGGCGCGGCGGCCAACGTAGCGGTGGTCAACAACATGATTTCGGATATCCTGAGCTCCGGCGACGATGGTATTTCCTTCACCCCCCAGGGCGTGTATATGTCGACGGGCGGAGGCTACAAGCTGGGCTTCAACACGATTCGCCTCACCGGCAATATTGTTTCGGGCACGACGCCCACCACCGGCGCCGTCACGGTGGCCAGCGGCGTAACCGACGTGTCGCTGGTCAATAACATCCTGGTCAATCAGCAGACGGCCACGCCCACCGGGGGCCGCACCTACGCCGTGTACGCGGCGGGCACTACCTCACCCTTCACCCTGATTGACAATAACGCCTACTCGACGCAAGGTGCTACGGCCAAGCTGGCTTACCTCAACGGGGCCGAGCGCACCACCCTGGCCGCCCTGCGCGCCGCCACCGTCCAGGACGCCAGCAGCCTGCTGGCCAACCCGGTCTTCACCCTGACCACGGCCGGCGACCTGCACCTGTCCACGGATTCTAACTGCAACCTCGACGGCAAAGCCCGCGCCGTAGCCGGCGTGACGCTGGACATCGACAACAACGTGCGCAATACCAGCACGCCCGATATCGGAGCCGACGAATTTACGGCTACGGCCCGCCTGGCACCCACGGCGCCCAATAAGTTCGGGTTCCTGAACCAGACCATTCCCAACCTGACGGCAACCACGGCTGCGGGTGGCACGGCCGTATGGTACAACGATGCAGCCCTGACCCAGCGTTTGTTTGCCGGCCCCAGCTACGCCACCGGCCGCACCGCCGTGGGCACCTACACCTACTACGTGGTTGACTCGCTGAATGCCTGCGTGAGTCCGGCTACCACCGTGCGCCTCAACATCTCAGGCCCCGACGCTACCGTGGCCGCCCTGCGCGATTTGAGCATTTCGTGCTACCCCAACCCCGCCCACGGTACGGTAACGCTCCAGGTGGAAGGCCCGGCCCGCACGATTTCAGCCCAGCTGCTCGACGCCCTGGGCCGCCCCGTGCTCCAGCAGACGGTACGCCACGACGCTCCCGCCACCCAGCACCCCCTCAACCTGCAGGGCCTGGCCAAAGGCATCTACCTGCTCCGCCTCACCACCGAAGGCCAGACCACCGGCCGCCGGATTGTGGTGGAGTAA
- a CDS encoding gluconate 2-dehydrogenase subunit 3 family protein, whose amino-acid sequence MAFSPYPPGSVRALLATDLVTEATRTALQARLDAPEYEPQFFDAGTYELLRMVAARLFPQPDREVPIELASAIDQRLLTGGSDGWRYDVLPPDREAYRLGLGGIRESAKLLYEKEFEDLTGPQQDAVLQAVQDETAPGSIWQKVSANRFFEELLAELTENYYAHPLAQEEIGYAGMADAPGWTKITLNEKEAREPEEL is encoded by the coding sequence ATGGCTTTCTCTCCTTACCCGCCGGGCTCGGTGCGCGCCCTGCTGGCCACCGACCTCGTGACCGAAGCCACCCGCACCGCCCTGCAGGCCCGCCTCGACGCGCCCGAGTACGAGCCCCAGTTCTTCGACGCGGGCACCTACGAGCTGCTGCGCATGGTGGCGGCCCGCCTGTTTCCGCAGCCCGACCGGGAAGTCCCCATCGAGCTGGCTTCGGCCATCGACCAGCGCCTGCTCACCGGCGGCTCCGACGGCTGGCGCTACGACGTGCTGCCCCCCGACCGGGAAGCCTACCGCCTGGGGTTGGGCGGCATTCGGGAAAGCGCCAAACTGCTCTATGAGAAGGAATTCGAAGACCTGACCGGCCCGCAGCAGGACGCCGTGCTCCAGGCCGTGCAAGACGAAACCGCGCCGGGCAGCATCTGGCAAAAAGTATCGGCCAACCGCTTCTTCGAGGAGCTGCTGGCCGAGCTGACCGAAAACTACTATGCCCACCCCCTGGCCCAGGAGGAAATCGGCTACGCAGGCATGGCCGACGCGCCCGGCTGGACGAAAATTACCCTCAACGAAAAAGAAGCCCGGGAGCCGGAAGAGCTGTGA
- a CDS encoding GMC family oxidoreductase yields the protein MPDEETLEEGVLNPVKPEIQDPLLLSLLADTPVLASAIVPEPAPLEIPVPAETVDCIVIGTGAGGAPLLARLAMAGLKVVALEAGPWHDPKKDFATDEKAQEFLFWNDERLSAGHDPVAFGKNNSGTGVGGSTLHYTAYTPRPQPEDLHLHRDFGVGQDWPFGYEELEPYFEELEQFLGISGPTPYPWGPARRKGYPLAPLPLNGAAQLMQRGCEVMGIKTSPAANAALSARYYQEGVGWREACTNRGFCQAGCSTGAKASMDVTFLPLAAAHGADIRPGCYVTEIERDETGKITGVVYQQNGQEQRLRCRHLFLCAGAVETPRLLLLNELALSSGHVGRNFMAHPGVQVFGTFAEEIRPFKGIPGSLISQDTFRPKDADFAGGYLLQSIGIMPVTFAGQVARGRKLWGEPLRQYMQNYNHIAGINILGDCLPHADNFLELAEEKDARGLPKPRLHFTNHDNEIRMNAHAEKLMRQIWEAAGATDIWAFPRSAHVIGTARMGLSGDDAVVDANGKAFDVPNLYICDNSVFPSALSVNPALTIMALALRTADKFLESQK from the coding sequence ATGCCCGACGAAGAAACCCTGGAAGAAGGCGTGTTGAACCCGGTTAAGCCCGAAATTCAGGACCCGCTGCTGCTAAGTCTGCTGGCTGATACGCCGGTGCTGGCATCGGCCATTGTGCCCGAGCCCGCGCCTTTGGAAATCCCCGTGCCGGCCGAAACCGTGGACTGCATCGTCATCGGGACCGGGGCGGGTGGGGCGCCGCTGCTGGCCCGCCTGGCTATGGCCGGCCTGAAGGTGGTAGCCCTGGAAGCCGGCCCCTGGCACGACCCCAAAAAGGACTTTGCCACCGACGAAAAAGCCCAGGAGTTCCTGTTCTGGAACGACGAGCGGCTCTCGGCCGGCCACGACCCGGTGGCCTTCGGCAAAAACAACTCCGGCACCGGCGTGGGCGGCTCCACGCTGCACTACACGGCCTACACGCCCCGCCCTCAGCCCGAAGACCTGCACCTGCACCGCGACTTCGGCGTGGGCCAGGACTGGCCCTTCGGCTACGAGGAGCTGGAGCCTTACTTCGAGGAGCTGGAGCAGTTTCTGGGTATTTCCGGCCCCACGCCGTATCCGTGGGGGCCGGCCCGCCGCAAAGGCTACCCGCTGGCGCCGCTGCCGCTCAATGGCGCCGCCCAGCTCATGCAACGCGGCTGTGAGGTAATGGGCATCAAAACCTCGCCGGCGGCCAATGCGGCGCTGTCGGCGCGCTACTACCAGGAGGGTGTGGGCTGGCGCGAGGCCTGCACCAACCGCGGCTTCTGCCAGGCTGGCTGCAGCACCGGGGCCAAGGCCAGCATGGACGTGACCTTCCTGCCCCTGGCCGCCGCCCACGGCGCCGATATCCGGCCCGGCTGCTACGTCACGGAAATCGAGCGGGACGAGACGGGCAAAATCACCGGGGTAGTGTACCAGCAGAACGGGCAGGAGCAGCGCCTGCGCTGCCGCCATTTGTTCTTGTGCGCCGGCGCGGTGGAAACGCCGCGGCTGCTCTTGCTCAACGAGCTGGCTTTGAGCAGCGGGCACGTGGGGCGCAACTTCATGGCCCACCCCGGCGTGCAGGTGTTTGGCACCTTTGCCGAGGAAATCCGGCCCTTCAAGGGCATTCCCGGCTCCCTGATTTCCCAGGATACCTTCCGGCCCAAAGACGCGGATTTTGCGGGTGGTTACCTTTTGCAAAGCATTGGCATAATGCCCGTTACGTTTGCCGGGCAGGTGGCCCGGGGCCGCAAACTGTGGGGCGAGCCGCTGCGCCAGTACATGCAGAACTACAACCACATTGCCGGCATCAACATCCTGGGCGACTGCCTGCCCCACGCCGACAACTTCCTGGAACTGGCCGAGGAAAAAGACGCCCGCGGCCTGCCCAAGCCCCGCCTGCACTTCACCAACCACGACAACGAAATCCGGATGAACGCCCACGCCGAAAAGCTGATGCGGCAGATCTGGGAAGCCGCCGGCGCCACCGATATCTGGGCCTTTCCCCGCTCGGCCCACGTCATTGGCACGGCCCGCATGGGCCTCTCGGGCGACGACGCGGTGGTGGACGCCAACGGCAAAGCCTTCGACGTGCCCAACCTCTATATCTGCGACAACTCGGTATTCCCCAGCGCCCTGAGCGTGAACCCCGCCCTGACCATCATGGCCCTGGCCCTGCGCACCGCCGATAAATTCCTGGAAAGCCAGAAGTAA
- a CDS encoding SDR family oxidoreductase has protein sequence MKAEKLPYPAKQADMQQQPDTDFANYKAAGKLEGKIALVTGADSGIGRAVAIAFALEGADVAVLYNENDVDAEETKRQVEKRKRRCILLKLDVRDPEQCRQAVRRTLAELGGLNILVNNAAFQMAQEKFEDIPEEQIRRTFDTNILGYIWMAQSALPHLQAGDSIINTGSIVGLTGNPLLIDYTASKSAIHAFTKSLATHLGERNIRVNCVVPGPVWTPNIPATMPAEEIEKFGYEVALQRPGQPEELAPAYVLLASQDGSFMTGSLVHVTGGKLSSDQ, from the coding sequence ATGAAAGCCGAAAAGCTGCCCTACCCGGCCAAGCAGGCCGATATGCAGCAGCAGCCCGACACCGACTTTGCCAACTACAAAGCCGCCGGTAAGCTGGAAGGTAAAATTGCCCTCGTCACCGGCGCCGACTCCGGCATCGGGCGGGCCGTAGCCATTGCCTTTGCCCTGGAAGGCGCCGACGTGGCCGTGCTCTACAACGAAAACGACGTCGACGCCGAGGAAACCAAGCGGCAGGTGGAAAAGCGCAAGCGCCGCTGCATCCTGCTCAAGCTCGACGTGCGCGACCCGGAACAGTGCCGGCAGGCCGTGCGCCGCACCCTGGCCGAGCTGGGCGGGCTGAACATTCTGGTCAACAACGCCGCGTTTCAGATGGCTCAGGAGAAGTTCGAGGACATTCCCGAGGAGCAAATCCGCCGCACCTTCGACACCAACATTCTGGGCTACATCTGGATGGCCCAGTCGGCCCTGCCCCACCTGCAGGCCGGCGACTCTATCATCAACACCGGCAGCATCGTGGGCCTCACCGGCAACCCGCTGCTGATTGATTACACGGCCAGCAAGTCGGCCATTCACGCCTTCACCAAGAGCCTGGCCACCCACCTGGGCGAGCGGAACATCCGGGTCAACTGCGTGGTGCCCGGCCCGGTCTGGACGCCCAACATCCCGGCCACCATGCCGGCCGAGGAAATCGAGAAGTTCGGCTACGAAGTGGCGTTGCAGCGCCCCGGCCAGCCCGAAGAGTTGGCCCCGGCTTACGTGCTGCTAGCCTCCCAGGATGGCTCCTTCATGACCGGCAGCCTGGTCCACGTCACCGGCGGCAAGCTCTCCAGCGACCAGTAA